GGCGTAAGTTTTTCATTGGTCAATCGAATCATTCACCTTTCGGTCAAGCGAGGATTAACTCGCAGAGTGCCTCAGCGCTATACCTCGTTGAGTATTGATGAGAAATCCTTTCGTAAAGGCCATAGCTATGTAACTGTGCTGAGTGATCCAATAAGCGGAGCTGTTATTGATGTAGGAGAAGGACGCACCAAAAAAGCATCAGAAGAGCTTTTAAACAA
This window of the Verrucomicrobiota bacterium genome carries:
- a CDS encoding transposase, producing MFTTAALLGVSFSLVNRIIHLSVKRGLTRRVPQRYTSLSIDEKSFRKGHSYVTVLSDPISGAVIDVGEGRTKKASEELLN